A section of the Hippea sp. KM1 genome encodes:
- a CDS encoding methyltransferase domain-containing protein — protein sequence MGFNESALNYFYSSDHKQGKDLDFCRAYFKDYSFNRLLDIASAAGHFAKIFNAKTTILCDLSLNMLKVAKEKNNFNRLVLCDAHALPFKSSAFDITGCRIALHHFKNPQMFFSEVRRVLIDGGFFVLIDSIVDIDDAHLNRIELLRDKTHIKSYTIKEIINFSDGFRLLSFHTIFKEHNFDEWASRLSPSKKQLEAIKEAFLNLPENIKRHLRLKIENGRIVSYTDKKGVFIFQKEVYL from the coding sequence ATGGGATTCAACGAGTCGGCATTAAACTATTTCTATAGCTCAGACCATAAACAGGGCAAAGATTTAGACTTCTGTAGGGCTTACTTTAAGGATTACAGCTTCAATAGACTATTAGACATAGCCTCAGCAGCGGGGCATTTTGCCAAAATCTTCAATGCAAAAACAACCATACTGTGCGATTTAAGCCTCAACATGCTCAAGGTTGCCAAAGAGAAAAACAACTTCAACAGGCTCGTTCTGTGCGATGCCCACGCATTGCCGTTTAAGAGTTCTGCATTCGACATAACAGGCTGCAGGATCGCACTCCACCATTTCAAAAACCCTCAGATGTTCTTCTCAGAGGTAAGGAGGGTCTTAATAGACGGGGGTTTCTTTGTGCTGATAGACAGCATTGTCGACATAGACGATGCACATCTAAACAGGATCGAGCTTTTAAGGGATAAAACCCACATAAAAAGCTATACAATCAAGGAGATTATCAACTTCTCAGACGGCTTCAGACTGTTGAGTTTCCATACGATATTTAAAGAGCACAACTTCGATGAGTGGGCAAGCAGGCTATCACCATCAAAGAAGCAGCTTGAGGCAATAAAAGAGGCGTTCTTGAATCTGCCTGAAAATATAAAAAGACACCTAAGGCTAAAGATAGAAAACGGCCGTATCGTATCATACACAGATAAAAAAGGTGTATTTATATTCCAGAAGGAGGTTTACTTATGA
- the msrA gene encoding peptide-methionine (S)-S-oxide reductase MsrA produces the protein MCAVAVFAGGCFWCLQKAYSGLDGVVDVKAGYTGGRLKNPTYQKVSTGLTGHFEAVKVLFEEDVVDYKVLLRIFWLNIDPGDPDGQFCDVGSQYRSAIFYTTDEQKRLAFRSKEILEEACLFERPIATLILPFEGFYDAEDYHQRYFEKYPKHYKQYYDFSGRACFFNKWRKQIDKILSERL, from the coding sequence ATGTGTGCCGTTGCTGTATTTGCCGGTGGTTGTTTTTGGTGTCTGCAGAAGGCCTATAGCGGTTTGGACGGTGTGGTTGATGTAAAAGCTGGATATACGGGTGGTAGGTTGAAAAACCCCACATATCAGAAGGTCTCAACAGGACTAACGGGGCATTTTGAAGCGGTAAAGGTTTTGTTTGAAGAGGATGTTGTTGATTATAAAGTACTGCTTAGGATTTTCTGGTTGAATATAGACCCTGGAGATCCGGATGGTCAATTCTGCGATGTGGGCAGTCAATACAGAAGCGCCATTTTCTATACGACGGATGAGCAGAAGAGGCTTGCTTTTAGGTCTAAGGAGATTTTGGAGGAGGCTTGCCTGTTTGAACGCCCTATTGCCACGCTGATTCTGCCGTTTGAGGGCTTTTATGATGCCGAGGATTACCATCAGCGTTATTTTGAAAAATACCCCAAGCACTATAAACAATACTATGATTTTTCGGGCAGGGCCTGTTTTTTCAACAAATGGCGCAAGCAGATCGATAAAATCCTATCCGAGCGCCTTTAG
- a CDS encoding iron-containing alcohol dehydrogenase, giving the protein MIEFNFYSPLRIIFKPNEIKNIAGYTARNGNRVLLVIGRRHLRESKKLDVILESFKRSPKIEEVVVFDKTPQNPDVEAIEEAKREILENRLNVVVAVGGGSAMDLAKIASICAKQNRGVWELREDPALNVLDAYPIICSPTTSGSGSEVTRYAVFNDNKKRVKVAFSSLSIYPTVSLIDPTLTYSMPQGVVANTGFDALSHAIEAYTSKSACPITDVYCREAISLIGVNLVKAYRSRDKNAMDNMSLAAMFAGMALNVGRASLPHALEHSLSAFRPDLPHGLGLSMVMIPFLKRAVECNKERFADIAYLLGEDISNMNIDDAAKRCVDGVIKIKEAIGLNKTLRDFGFDKRTIDELVDITFWTMDHGIKNSPCNFTKDDIRQIYYEALEG; this is encoded by the coding sequence ATGATAGAGTTTAATTTTTACTCGCCCTTGAGGATAATTTTTAAACCGAATGAGATAAAGAACATAGCCGGTTATACGGCTCGAAACGGCAACAGGGTTTTGCTGGTAATAGGCAGAAGGCATTTAAGGGAGTCTAAGAAGCTGGATGTGATTTTGGAGAGCTTCAAAAGGAGTCCGAAGATAGAGGAGGTTGTTGTATTCGATAAAACGCCGCAGAATCCCGATGTTGAGGCCATTGAGGAGGCCAAAAGGGAGATTCTTGAAAATAGGCTTAATGTCGTTGTTGCCGTTGGCGGCGGCAGCGCAATGGATCTGGCCAAGATTGCATCGATATGTGCAAAGCAGAATAGGGGCGTCTGGGAGTTAAGGGAGGATCCTGCTTTAAATGTGCTTGATGCTTATCCAATAATATGCTCGCCCACAACAAGCGGTTCTGGCAGCGAGGTTACCCGCTATGCCGTGTTTAACGATAACAAAAAGAGGGTTAAGGTTGCATTTTCGAGCCTATCCATATACCCGACGGTATCGTTGATTGACCCGACGCTGACCTATTCGATGCCCCAGGGTGTAGTGGCAAACACGGGCTTTGATGCGCTATCCCATGCAATAGAAGCCTATACCTCAAAGTCGGCATGTCCCATAACCGATGTTTACTGCAGGGAGGCTATATCGTTGATAGGTGTTAATTTGGTCAAGGCTTATAGATCAAGGGATAAGAACGCTATGGATAATATGAGCCTGGCTGCCATGTTTGCGGGTATGGCTCTGAATGTGGGAAGGGCATCGCTTCCCCATGCGCTTGAGCATTCTTTGAGCGCCTTCAGGCCCGACCTGCCGCACGGTTTGGGTTTGTCTATGGTTATGATACCCTTCTTAAAAAGGGCCGTTGAGTGTAATAAGGAGAGGTTTGCAGATATTGCATACCTGTTAGGAGAGGATATATCCAACATGAATATAGACGATGCGGCTAAGCGCTGCGTGGACGGTGTTATTAAGATTAAGGAGGCTATTGGCCTTAATAAGACATTAAGGGATTTTGGCTTTGATAAAAGGACAATCGATGAGCTTGTTGATATAACCTTTTGGACTATGGATCACGGCATTAAAAACAGCCCTTGTAATTTCACAAAGGACGATATAAGGCAGATCTATTACGAAGCCCTGGAGGGATGA